In Topomyia yanbarensis strain Yona2022 chromosome 2, ASM3024719v1, whole genome shotgun sequence, one DNA window encodes the following:
- the LOC131682110 gene encoding facilitated trehalose transporter Tret1-like: MPETKLPIEIKADRRVVHQYLAAICVNIISLSQGTAIGWLSPFLPLLISTESPLSTGPVTDIQATWIASLLCVGAIFGTVLFGWSADKFGRKFSLCIAALPLIGFWACIAFGGFVEILYLGRLLAGVGAAGVFLLVPLYVTEISEDRIRGSLGTFFILFINLGTLVSFVVGTYLSYHITSYILIFLPILFLLCFVRFPETPQHLIRCNKIEAAEGSLKYLRGYTSSPEHVNMLKEEISKLMSQIVIRGKDSNVDSSIKWADFAPFSTKKAIIIGMVLVALNQLSGCFALINYTAQIFADASTGLDPNISAIIVGGIQIAGSYVSTLVVDRCRRKILYIVTTFGSAVGLAAMGVHAYLKTSGFDVRVISWLPVASLSFVIFIASVGMLPLTFVILSEILPQKLRSFAGSLCTTFLWVVSFIVVKYFPVMVEVLGMHGCMWTFAGCCVFGVLFNAFFIPETRGKSIDEITLAMESRSKN; the protein is encoded by the exons TAAATATAATTTCCCTGTCGCAAGGAACCGCAATTGGATGGCTCTCACCGTTTCTGCCACTGCTCATATCAACCGAGTCACCCCTCAGCACAGGACCGGTAACAGATATTCAAGCCACGTGGATTGCGTCGTTGCTGTGTGTTGGCGCCATCTTCGGGACGGTTCTGTTCGGCTGGTCGGCGGATAAATTTGGACGAAAGTTTTCCCTCTGCATCGCAGCGTTGCCCCTGATCGGTTTCTGGGCGTGCATCGCTTTTGGAGGATTCGTCGAAATTTTGTACCTTGGCCGGTTGTTGGCCGGAGTGGGAGCTGCAGGAGTTTTTCTTCTAGTTCCACTATACGTAACCGAGATTTCGGAGGACAG AATAAGAGGATCTCTGGGAACCTTTTTCATCTTGTTCATAAACCTGGGAACGCTGGTTTCGTTCGTCGTCGGAACATATCTCTCGTATCACATCACGTCGTACATTCTAATTTTCCTCCCGATCCTGTTTCTGCTGTGTTTTGTTCGGTTTCCAGAGACACCGCAGCACTTGATTCGCTGTAATAAAATTGAAGCAGCCGAAGGTTCGTTGAAGTATCTACGAGGCTATACATCGTCTCCGGAGCACGTAAATATGCTGAAAGAAGAAATATCTAAGCTAATGAGCCAAATCGTGATTCGAGGAAAAGATTCCAACGTCGATTCATCCATCAAGTGGGCTGATTTTG CTCCATTCTCCACGAAGAAAGCCATCATAATAGGAATGGTTCTCGTCGCTTTAAACCAACTGTCCGGATGCTTCGCTCTGATCAATTATACGGCACAAATTTTTGCCGATGCTAGTACAGGGCTAGATCCTAACATTTCCGCCATCATAGTCGGTGGTATCCAGATTGCGGGATCCTATGTGTCAACACTGGTTGTGGATCGCTGTAGACGAAAG ATTCTGTATATAGTTACCACTTTCGGTTCAGCCGTCGGTCTGGCTGCTATGGGCGTTCATGCCTATCTCAAAACGAGCGGGTTCGATGTTAGAGTAATCAGTTGGCTTCCAGTGGCTAGTCTGTCGTTCGTGATCTTCATTGCCTCTGTCGGTATGTTGCCGTTGACGTTTGTGATTCTGTCCGAAATTTTGCCGCAAAAG CTTCGAAGCTTCGCTGGTTCGCTTTGCACCACCTTCCTTTGGGTGGTTAGCTTTATCGTGGTGAAGTACTTCCCTGTGATGGTGGAAGTACTTGGAATGCACGGCTGCATGTGGACCTTTGCTGGATGCTGTGTCTTCGGGGTGTTGTTCAATGCGTTCTTCATTCCTGAAACCAGAGGAAAGAGTATTGATGAGATTACGCTGGCGATGGAGAGTAGGAGTAAGAATTGA